In the Kribbella sp. NBC_00482 genome, one interval contains:
- a CDS encoding sigma 54 modulation/S30EA ribosomal C-terminal domain-containing protein, which translates to MSTEGQVVLPLRSVATVPVSTTGIVPTDAATVIHEHLAPILGPWTAYTRVRLTRLAEPGLRRPLVAQIDVQLSAGHRVRAQTAAATMTELVTVLAMRTIEQLRVYPRALAACLRGHVVTDLLPSPPELLPPERRRLARRKICRPAPMTVAEAIVVLNAMDYRLHLFREKFSRQDSIVVRSGLGRYRVIQSRPNPIGLEVTSPPMALAAAERRSVTEATGRLDLTGAPFDIFTDHATGRLHALYARYDGHYGLLGAEAATRSARRSW; encoded by the coding sequence GATCGTTCCGACCGACGCCGCGACGGTGATCCACGAGCATCTCGCGCCGATCCTCGGTCCATGGACGGCATACACCCGAGTTCGGCTGACCCGGCTCGCCGAACCCGGTCTGCGCAGACCGCTGGTCGCGCAAATCGACGTACAGCTGAGCGCGGGGCACCGTGTCCGGGCTCAGACGGCCGCCGCGACCATGACCGAGCTCGTCACCGTCCTCGCGATGCGCACGATCGAGCAACTGCGGGTGTACCCGCGCGCGCTGGCGGCATGTCTCCGAGGCCACGTCGTCACTGATCTCCTGCCCTCCCCGCCAGAGCTGCTGCCACCTGAACGGCGCCGGCTGGCCCGCCGGAAGATCTGCCGCCCGGCTCCGATGACGGTCGCAGAAGCCATCGTCGTGCTCAACGCGATGGACTACCGGCTTCATCTGTTCCGGGAGAAGTTCAGCCGCCAGGACAGCATCGTGGTCAGGAGCGGTCTCGGCCGATACCGCGTCATCCAGTCTCGACCGAATCCGATCGGGCTCGAGGTCACCTCGCCGCCGATGGCGCTCGCCGCGGCCGAGCGCCGAAGCGTCACCGAGGCGACAGGACGGCTCGACCTCACCGGAGCACCGTTCGACATCTTCACGGACCACGCGACCGGCCGCCTGCACGCCTTGTACGCGAGGTACGACGGCCACTACGGCCTCCTCGGCGCCGAGGCAGCGACCAGGAGCGCCCGCCGCTCCTGGTGA